The genomic segment CGATGCCTCCCCCCGGGCGTCAGTTCCGCTTGTCTTCCGCACGCCCAGAAGCGCCCGCCAGGAAGGTGGGCGTGCTGCTCACCTCCCACGGCGACATCGACGATACCGACACCGAGCTTCGCGCCTACGTTCGCGAAGCCGTGATGCGCAACCGCGGCATCCCCCTGCCGGGCTGGACACGACCCGCCGTCGACGTCATCGGCTGGCCCCTCGAGAAGCAGAACCTCCTGGCCCAGTACGCGGCCATCGGCCCCACGCACTACCGCGAGAACTCAGAGAAGCAGGCCGATGCGGTGACCGAGGCGCTGCGCGCGCGCGGCATCGACGGCAAGGCCTACGTGGGCTACAACTTCGTTCACCCCAGCATCGACGAGGCCGTCGAGCGCATGCGACAAGACGGGATCACCGACATCGTGGTCTTCAACCAGGGCGCCCAGGACTCGGTGGCATCGATGGGCGAGTCGGTGGAAGAGACCGAGGCGGCGCTGCAGGCACGCGCGACGCCTTCTGCGCCTGGCGAGTCGGGCTGGCGCCCCCACGCCAGCGCGGTGCTGCGCTACAACGACGACCCTCGCTTCGAAGATCTGCTCACCGAGCGCCTGCTGCGCGACGCGCAGAAGGCGTTTCCGGGCGCGCCGCCGGGCGATGTGCTCATCTTGATGACCTCCCACGGTCTCCCGGAGCGGCTGATCAACATGGGAGATCACGCCGTCAAAGACATGCGCGAACTGTACGGTCGGGTGTCGAAGCGCCTCCAGGCCGAGGGCTATCAGACCGCGCACGGCTTCCTCAACGACGACTTCTTCCCGGGGGCGAAGTGGTCGGAGCCGGAGGCCCAGAGCGTGGCCCAGCAACTCGTCGACGACGTGCTCGCCAGACGGGCGGTGGCCCCGAAGCACGTGCTGCTCGACGGTCGCATGTCGTTCACCGTGCACCATCGCGCAACCATGTTCGATGCCAACGTCGAGGCGCGCAAGGTTCTCGAGACCCCCACCGGACCGCCGTGGGCCCGCTACCCCGGCGCCGAGGTGAAGCTGGCCCCGAACTTCGACGACGACCCAGGATTCGCCGGACTCATCGCCGACCTCACCGTGGAAGCGCTGAACGGACGCGCCGCCGACCTGCAGACGCTGCAATAGCCCGCCCGCAAGGGAGACCCGTGGATCATGACGGTGGACGCGCCCGCCAGGCGCGATTCTCCACCGCCGTGCGCAGCGCGTCGAGCCACGCCTCGACGCCAGGCAGCGGCTGCGGCTCGAAGGTGCGCTCGATGCGCACCATCTCGTGGGCGACCGTGGCCACGGGGGCTCCCCTCGCCCCTGCCACGGCCAGCACCGCCGCGCCGAAGCACGCGTCCGGGAAGCGCGCCCGATGCACCGGAACGCCCAGCACGTTGGCCCGCAGCTGGCAGAGCCCATCGTGGCGCGCCCCCCCGCCCGTGCTGAACACGGCCTGCGCGGGCGGCGCGCCCATCGACGCCGCCAGGGCATGGCACCAGCGCTCGATGAGCGCCAGGCCGAAGGCGGCTCCGCCATCGCCACAGGGCGTTCCGCACCAGAACGCCGTGGCTTCGTCAGACACGAACGGCATGCGCTCCCCCCGCCCGGCGAGGGGGTAGAACGCCCCCTGAGGCAAGGTGGTGGGGTCGAGATCCTCGAACCTGGCACCGGCGATGCCGAGGAAGCCAGCGTTGCTCGCGCCCGCAGCCACGAAACCGCCGTCCGGATGCCGGTGACGGTAGAGACGCCCCGTGGGGTCGTCGAAGCCCTCAGGCGTCTCGCCGCGTATGGCCAGGGTCGATCCGAGCGCGGTGGCCCACTGGCCGCATCGAACGGCCCCGCTGGCATAGAACGCGGCATTTGCGTCGGTGGCGCCCGCGAGCACCCGCGGATGCCCATCGAGCCCCCAGCGTCTGCACAGCGCTGGCCGCACCGCGCCGAGATCGGCGGAGGGCGACACCACCGCGGGGAAGTGCTCGCGAGGCAGCCCCAGCACGGTGAAGATGGGTTCCGGCCACCCCCCTTCGTATCCGCTCTTGAGCGCGCTGGTGAAGTCGGTGGCGCATGCGCGACCGAGCAGCCAGGCGTTGAGCACATCGACCGCGTGCACGAGCGGCCCTGCCCCCTGGTGGCGAGCCAGCCAGAGCTGCTTGGGAAGGCCGCACGAAGGGCCCAGCGGGCGCCCCAGGGCCTGGCTGCAGCGCGCGGCTTCGTCGCGGGCCCGTCCGTCGCTGTAGAGCAGCGCTGTGTCCCCGCACGCAACGGTGCCGGAGGTGCTGGCCACGGCAATGCCCATCACCCGACCCTGCACCTCGGCGAAGATCGCGTCGAGCACCGCCTCGAGGGCGGCCACCCAGTCGGCGACGCGCTGCTCGCGCCGATCGCCATCGACCTGCGTCTCGATGGGGCGTCCGGCCGAGGCGAGCACCTCTCCATGGGGCGTCACCGCCACGGCGCGGAGACCGCCGGTGCCGAGATCGACGCCCACCGCGAAGGTCTGCATGCAGCGGGGTACGACGACGGTGCGGGGGCGTCCTGGCGCCCGTCCCATGGCCCGATGCCCGAGACGACGCGCGGTGCCCGCCTTCACGGCGAGATGCGAGAAGGAACGGCACAGCGCCCGTGTAATTGAGAGCGCCCCCAGCCCTGATAATGAGGAGCATCTGATGACAGCCCGTCTACGTCTTCCCCTGGTCGCCCTGGCCCTGGCCCTGCTCTGCCTCGCGCAGGCATTCGCCCAGCAGAGCACGTCGAAGCCCGCCTGGCCGCGCACCATCGCCATGAGCGGTGCGACCGTGAGCGTATTCCAGCCGCAGCTGGAGACGTGGACCAACGGCACCCTCACGGCCCGTTCGGCCGTGCAGGTGCAGAAAGACGGCGCCAAGACGCCGCAGTACGGTGTCATCTGGTACAGCGCCAAGACCGACGTCAACAAGGACGCCCGCATCGTGAACCTCAGCGGCTTCCAGGTGACCCGCGCCGACTTCCCCGGCTCCCGTGAGAACGGGAAGAAGGTGGTGGCCGCCTTCACCGACCACGTCAAGGCGAAGACGATGCTGATCCCCCTCGACACCGTCCAGGCCGCGCTCGCGGCTGCTGGCTCCACCAGCAGCGCGCAGACGGTGAACGTGCGTAACGATGCGCCGCGCATCATCGTGAGCAGCAGCAGCGCCATGCTGGTCCGCGTCCACGGCGAGCCCTCGCTGAATCCCATCTCCGGCTCGACGCTGATGCGCATCATGAACACGCCCGCCCTTCTGTTGCAAGACCCGGCGAGCGACACCCTCTACCTCTACCTCTGCACCACCTGGGTGAAGTCGAACGGCTGGAACGGCCCGTGGACCCTTGTGGCCGCACCCGACCCGGGGCTTGCCACCGCGCTCGCGGCGTCGAAGCAGAAGAATGACGCCGACCTGTTCTCCGACGCGGGACAGGGCCTCTTGCAAGCGCTCAACTCGGGCAACCTGCCGAGCATCTACGTGGCCACCGCCCCCACCGAGCTCATCGTGACCGAGGGCGCGCCGGTACTCAAGGCTGTGCCGAACACCTCGCTGAAGTGGGTGTCGAACACCAAGAGCGACGTTCTCTTCCTGCCTGGGTCGAGCACGTGGTACGCGCTGGTCTCGGGGCGCTGGTTCTCGTCGCCCTCGCTCACCAACGGCCCCTGGACCTATGTCGCCGGCAGCGCGCTGCCCACAGAGTTCGCGAAGATCCCGTCTTCCTTCGAGCGAAGCGCTGTGCTGGTCTCGATCCCCGGAACAGCCGAGGCAC from the Pseudomonadota bacterium genome contains:
- a CDS encoding carbohydrate-binding family V/XII gives rise to the protein MRIMNTPALLLQDPASDTLYLYLCTTWVKSNGWNGPWTLVAAPDPGLATALAASKQKNDADLFSDAGQGLLQALNSGNLPSIYVATAPTELIVTEGAPVLKAVPNTSLKWVSNTKSDVLFLPGSSTWYALVSGRWFSSPSLTNGPWTYVAGSALPTEFAKIPSSFERSAVLVSIPGTAEAREAVIANDIAQTATFKIKDLHFSASYDQDRPNFLPIEGTSLKYAVNSRDPIIAVGPTTFYALKDGVWFTAISPKGPWTVATSVPDAIYTIPPSAGLYYVTYVRIYKVTSDSITVGYTPGYYGSFIGGDGTVVYGTGYSYPTYVGTDIVVYPP